A portion of the Microlunatus phosphovorus NM-1 genome contains these proteins:
- a CDS encoding MFS transporter yields the protein MLQPLRHGLFKWYWIGQTLSAVGDGIFFATLSILILQRRDNPADLGLVLGAQSLAFAVSVLAGGVVADRFKRSNVMAAADLIRLVAVAGFMLLPIQAHLGLLVLCGVLMGGGQALFAPAQRALIPALVPNEVIQSANALITTSSRTAGIVGPAIGGVVVTALSVEWAFAIDLATFAVSVVTLLVVSRNLGSDTRSRPSASFMDETLAGLRVVWQHRWVLVIIAQRSRAKR from the coding sequence ATGCTCCAGCCTCTACGCCACGGCTTGTTCAAGTGGTACTGGATCGGTCAAACGCTCAGTGCAGTCGGTGACGGCATCTTCTTTGCGACGCTGAGCATTCTCATCCTCCAACGACGCGACAATCCTGCCGATCTAGGACTGGTGCTCGGTGCGCAGAGTCTCGCCTTTGCGGTCTCCGTGCTGGCCGGCGGGGTCGTCGCCGACCGCTTCAAGCGGTCGAACGTCATGGCCGCCGCGGACCTCATCCGACTTGTCGCCGTCGCCGGATTCATGCTCCTCCCGATCCAGGCACACCTAGGTCTGTTAGTCCTCTGCGGGGTGCTGATGGGTGGCGGTCAGGCCCTGTTCGCACCGGCGCAACGCGCACTCATCCCGGCGTTGGTGCCAAACGAAGTCATCCAGTCCGCGAACGCGTTGATCACCACCAGCTCACGCACCGCCGGCATTGTTGGTCCGGCCATCGGCGGTGTGGTTGTGACAGCTCTGAGCGTCGAGTGGGCCTTCGCGATCGATCTCGCCACGTTCGCCGTGAGTGTCGTGACGCTGCTTGTCGTCTCCCGCAACCTGGGCTCCGATACCCGGTCCAGGCCGTCAGCATCGTTTATGGATGAGACGCTGGCCGGCCTCCGAGTCGTCTGGCAGCACCGCTGGGTTCTTGTCATCATCGCGCAGCGATCCCGAGCGAAGCGCTAG